A stretch of the Papaver somniferum cultivar HN1 chromosome 6, ASM357369v1, whole genome shotgun sequence genome encodes the following:
- the LOC113286726 gene encoding RING-H2 finger protein ATL54-like isoform X1 produces MGLNNRRFLFNPYEGNISLPDCMYCFPDCPIKCYPPPDYPFLDEYMPPLSSFFPPPPPPPPPPPPSLLLSPFMIALIAIIGSFFLVMSFYTILLIVKCCWKNSRRRRRRNTPPQDQNPDDDNNMLEEFMDENDGPVIYHPIWYITTVGLEQAIINAISVCKYKKGEGLVEGTDCSVCLSEFDEGETLRLLPKCSHAFHLPCIDTWLRNHKNCPSCRAPIVSNPSVGVSNAIVPIPEEELDVVEETRVDIPEIGSGVEIGGREDSVVSDSRIGIEEEIELQEVRRDVDLVKEGEDSTVPNSEIRVVSDLGENHRPLENAIQPVRRSVSMDFSSMFCFSMSNSFRVELEVNPELQPARSKNSELAIVPKNKSLHPSVLGLIGSSSKGRSLQSVPISMKRSFSSGAKLFIPRYHHNRSSILPL; encoded by the exons ATGGGTTTGAATAATAGAAGATTTCTGTTTAATCCATATGAAGGAAACATATCTTTACCtgattgtatgtattgttttccaGATTGTCCAATCAAATGTTATCCACCACCAGATTACCCATTTTTAGATGAATATATGCCTCcactttcttctttctttccaccaccaccaccgccgccgccaccaccacctcctaGTCTTCTTTTATCACCTTTTATGATTGCTTTGATTGCAATAATTGGTAGTTTCTTTCTTGTGATGAGTTTTTACACAATTTTACTCATAGTCAAGTGTTGTTGGAAGAACAgtagaagaaggaggaggagaaatACACCACCACAAGATCAAAACCCAGATGATGATAATAATATGCTTGAAGAGTTCATGGATGAGAATGATGGACCGGTAATTTATCATCCAATTTGGTATATTACTACTGTTGGTTTAGAACAAGCAATTATAAATGCTATTAGTGTTTGTAAATATAAGAAAGGGGAAGGATTGGTTGAAGGAACTGATTGTTCTGTGTGTTTGAGTGAATTCGATGAAGGCGAGACTCTTCGTCTTTTGCCCAAGTGTAGTCATGCTTTTCATCTTCCTTGTATTGATACTTGGTTAAGGAATCATAAGAATTGTCCGTCATGTCGTGCACCAATCGTGTCGAACCCATCTGTGGGTGTGTCAAATGCTATTGTGCCGATTCCAGAAGAGGAACTGGATGTTGTGGAGGAGACTCGGGTTGATATTCCGGAGATTGGTAGTGGAGTGGAGATAGGAGGGAGGGAGGATAGTGTGGTTAGTGATTCGAGGATTGGGATTGAAGAAGAGATAGAGTTGCAGGAAGTGAGAAGGGATGTGGATTTGGTAAAGGAAGGTGAGGATTCTACTGTTCCTAATTCTGAAATTAGAGTTGTAAGTGACTTGGGTGAGAATCATCGGCCTCTCGAGAATGCGATACAGCCGGTTAGGAGATCTGTCTCAATGGATTTCTCATCAATGTTTTGTTTCTCTATGAGTAATTCATTTCGTGTGGAATTGGAAGTGAATCCAGAGTTGCAGCCTGCTAGAAGTAAAAATTCTGAATTGGCAATTGTCCCTAAGAATAAAAGCTTGCATCCTAGTGTTTTGGGTCTCATTGGTAGTTCTTCGAAAGGGAGATCATTGCAGAGCGTACCTATTTCCATGAAGCGATCTTTCTCAAGTGGTGCAAAGTTGTTTATACCGAGATACCACCACAACCGGAGCTCAATTCTTCCTCT ATGA
- the LOC113286726 gene encoding RING-H2 finger protein ATL54-like isoform X2, with amino-acid sequence MPPLSSFFPPPPPPPPPPPPSLLLSPFMIALIAIIGSFFLVMSFYTILLIVKCCWKNSRRRRRRNTPPQDQNPDDDNNMLEEFMDENDGPVIYHPIWYITTVGLEQAIINAISVCKYKKGEGLVEGTDCSVCLSEFDEGETLRLLPKCSHAFHLPCIDTWLRNHKNCPSCRAPIVSNPSVGVSNAIVPIPEEELDVVEETRVDIPEIGSGVEIGGREDSVVSDSRIGIEEEIELQEVRRDVDLVKEGEDSTVPNSEIRVVSDLGENHRPLENAIQPVRRSVSMDFSSMFCFSMSNSFRVELEVNPELQPARSKNSELAIVPKNKSLHPSVLGLIGSSSKGRSLQSVPISMKRSFSSGAKLFIPRYHHNRSSILPL; translated from the coding sequence ATGCCTCcactttcttctttctttccaccaccaccaccgccgccgccaccaccacctcctaGTCTTCTTTTATCACCTTTTATGATTGCTTTGATTGCAATAATTGGTAGTTTCTTTCTTGTGATGAGTTTTTACACAATTTTACTCATAGTCAAGTGTTGTTGGAAGAACAgtagaagaaggaggaggagaaatACACCACCACAAGATCAAAACCCAGATGATGATAATAATATGCTTGAAGAGTTCATGGATGAGAATGATGGACCGGTAATTTATCATCCAATTTGGTATATTACTACTGTTGGTTTAGAACAAGCAATTATAAATGCTATTAGTGTTTGTAAATATAAGAAAGGGGAAGGATTGGTTGAAGGAACTGATTGTTCTGTGTGTTTGAGTGAATTCGATGAAGGCGAGACTCTTCGTCTTTTGCCCAAGTGTAGTCATGCTTTTCATCTTCCTTGTATTGATACTTGGTTAAGGAATCATAAGAATTGTCCGTCATGTCGTGCACCAATCGTGTCGAACCCATCTGTGGGTGTGTCAAATGCTATTGTGCCGATTCCAGAAGAGGAACTGGATGTTGTGGAGGAGACTCGGGTTGATATTCCGGAGATTGGTAGTGGAGTGGAGATAGGAGGGAGGGAGGATAGTGTGGTTAGTGATTCGAGGATTGGGATTGAAGAAGAGATAGAGTTGCAGGAAGTGAGAAGGGATGTGGATTTGGTAAAGGAAGGTGAGGATTCTACTGTTCCTAATTCTGAAATTAGAGTTGTAAGTGACTTGGGTGAGAATCATCGGCCTCTCGAGAATGCGATACAGCCGGTTAGGAGATCTGTCTCAATGGATTTCTCATCAATGTTTTGTTTCTCTATGAGTAATTCATTTCGTGTGGAATTGGAAGTGAATCCAGAGTTGCAGCCTGCTAGAAGTAAAAATTCTGAATTGGCAATTGTCCCTAAGAATAAAAGCTTGCATCCTAGTGTTTTGGGTCTCATTGGTAGTTCTTCGAAAGGGAGATCATTGCAGAGCGTACCTATTTCCATGAAGCGATCTTTCTCAAGTGGTGCAAAGTTGTTTATACCGAGATACCACCACAACCGGAGCTCAATTCTTCCTCTGTGA